Proteins encoded in a region of the Solanum dulcamara chromosome 9, daSolDulc1.2, whole genome shotgun sequence genome:
- the LOC129902546 gene encoding uncharacterized protein LOC129902546: MAICNCFCGPVGRRSRKDEGEKGTPKTADVPVLVEGSVNSTTKTDDSKSSSFVVPLPFGSSRSNVKVMNHESPVKGDTEEVAYEGEDEHDESLSMKRDNSDFDLQARIRSSGGEYDQSFNEGIRRNCSFESEMNDQDHNKSEKDAETEEVVKSGHISDPGFGKVESWASPKLQRSCSDLAMRDMVFTKLNEQLSLSKSKSFDEMQRLAEKMILGSPASVLTHHSADKVMLKKHSSSQLLPSRSRKLWWKLFLWSHRNLQGTGGIQQLPILAKTALNQQGGYSSDTLELGKGMDLSNLGSPGLFTEESLNKRRYDKGKEVLDEFSGVSGFWPQNQWVAFPEESSRFMRINEWVNEIPIHPPCLIDEHDHVVDEVDISHSPDAGKSPARNSPLISPHPYINVPEEVAHANTVIRSLNSSSTVAHIAGAGLKVIPSMSHLCSLRSVNLSGNLIVQITPGSLPKGLHVLNLSRNKIHTIEGLRELTRLRVLDLSYNRISRIGQGLSNCTLIKELYLAGNKISEIEGLHRLLKLTVLDLSFNKITTTKALGQLVANYNSLLALNLLGNPIQINISDDQLRKAACSLLPKLAFLNKQPINSQKAREVGTEAVAKAALGSSTRGTHRRATRKVTTGASSSSSVHRSSASVSQKSRHRLRSRTQLQSSKAK; the protein is encoded by the exons ATGGCAATTTGCAACTGCTTCTGTGGTCCAGTAGGGAGAAGAAGCAGGAAAGATGAG GGAGAGAAGGGAACTCCAAAAACTGCTGATGTGCCTGTACTAGTTGAAGGTTCTGTAAACTCTACTACTAAAACAGATGACTCGAAATCGTCTTCCTTTGTTGTTCCTCTACCTTTTGGGAGTTCTAGGAGCAATGTTAAGGTGATGAATCATGAAAGTCCTGTTAAGGGAGATACAGAAGAGGTGGCTTATGAAGGGGAAGATGAGCATGATGAAAGCTTGTCAATGAAGAGGGACAACTCTGATTTTGATCTTCAAGCACGCATTCGCAGCTCAGGGGGAGAGTATGATCAATCATTCAACGAAGGGATTCGTCGTAATTGCTCATTTGAAAGTGAAATGAATGACCAAGATCATAACAAATCTGAGAAAGATGCAGAGACTGAGGAGGTTGTGAAAAGTGGACACATTAGTGATCCAGGGTTTGGAAAAGTAGAATCTTGGGCTTCTCCAAAGCTTCAACGCTCCTGCTCTGATTTAGCAATGAGGGATATGGTCTTCACTAAATTGAATGAGCAGCTATCACTCTCAAAGTCCAAATCTTTTGATGAAATGCAGAGATTAGCTGAGAAGATGATTTTAGGAAGTCCAGCTTCTGTGTTGACGCATCACAGTGCTGACAAAGTTATGTTGAAGAAGCATTCTTCAAGCCAACTCCTACCATCCAGAAGTCGAAAATTGTGGTGGAAACTGTTCCTATGGAGCCATAGAAACCTACAAGGAACAGGTGGTATCCAACAACTACCAATCCTTGCTAAGACTGCTCTAAACCAGCAGGGTGGGTACTCCTCGGACACATTAGAACTAGGGAAAGGCATGGACTTGAGCAACTTGGGATCTCCTGGTTTGTTCACAgaagaatccttgaacaaaagGCGCTATGACAAGGGCAAGGAGGTTTTGGATGAATTCAGTGGAGTAAGTGGTTTTTGGCCACAAAATCAGTGGGTTGCTTTCCCTGAAGAATCCTCTAGGTTTATGAGAATCAATGAGTGGGTGAATGAAATTCCTATTCATCCACCATGCTTAATTGATGAACATGATCATGTTGTAGATGAGGTTGATATCTCACATTCTCCCGATGCTGGTAAATCACCAGCAAGAAACTCACCTCTCATCAGCCCACACCCATATATAAATGTCCCAGAAGAGGTTGCACATGCTAATACAGTCATCCGGTCTCTCAATTCTTCCTCAACGGTTGCTCACATCGCAGGAGCTGGTCTGAAAGTTATCCCTTCCATGTCACACTTATGTAGCCTTCGATCTGTCAATTTATCAGGCAACTTGATAG TTCAAATAACTCCAGGATCACTACCAAAGGGTCTTCATGTTCTCAATTTATCAAGGAACAAGATCCACACAATTGAAGGACTCAGGGAGTTGACACGTCTGCGTGTGCTTGACCTAAGTTACAACAGAATCTCTCGAATTGGACAAG GTTTGTCGAATTGTACGCTCATCAAAGAGCTCTACCTCGCTGGTAACAAAATAAGTGAAATAGAAGGGCTTCACAGACTTCTGAAGCTGACTGTTCTAGACTTGAGCTTCAACAAGATAACAACTACTAAAGCACTTGGTCAGCTTGTGGCAAACTATAACTCTCTTCTGGCTCTGAATCTATTGGGAAATCCAATTCAGATCAATATAAGTGATGACCAACTGCGAAAGGCAGCTTGCAGCCTGCTTCCAAAACTAGCTTTCTTGAACAAACAACCAATTAACTCACAAAAGGCACGAGAAGTAGGAACAGAAGCAGTTGCAAAAGCAGCACTGGGCAGTAGCACTCGGGGCACTCATAGAAGAGCAACCAGGAAAGTAACCACTGGAGCTTCTTCATCTTCAAGTGTGCATAGGAGCAGCGCGAGTGTTTCTCAAAAGAGCAGGCATAGGCTAAGAAGCCGAACTCAACTTCAGTCTTCCAAGGCCAAGTGA
- the LOC129902545 gene encoding uncharacterized protein LOC129902545 isoform X2 → MASVTVDSSSATVAVTDGPLQAESIPTVDLRLLSQSELYSLSLCSTAAFDSCRDEDVIIPKIDRSVFNESAGSRKQTYSRLRLAPAAASSSTIRSRTPHLRNTPHSLQNPSPNNGPANSESSQIVTLLKQLFGSGTQRNPTDLIPIRVDYSDSLSVPSHVLVPVPELVNVGSIGQKRKRGRPRKNENGRVAEIKVDEAVKDIVVYQNVDGSDKEIMNKDGIPVDLTVLGALVDPFGLELRRRTEGLGSAEELLGFLGRLNGQWGSTRKKRRIVDADEFGSMLPKSWKLLLSIKRKEGRAWLHCRRYISPNGRQFGTCKEVSSYLLFLRGERNENLPTYAKGSETVEIANACALTSDLRIQDGGKKESSFFHNSSPAVGHGELQVLVNFGELSEVQVGDLLHCDKCNVTFNNKDDLLQHQLFSHQRRRSKNGGQSITDGVIIKDGKFECQFCHKTFEEKHRYNGHVGNHVKKQVKTVDGSLPIKLGGRVESVVSSGAMLREPIMQDSVVSSRNLTENAGVIADAGDNPAPPSKIQEEDHMETDDKLEAEGTNKGCHNLEGSSMSRCPISSNEKTCVDISKVIVCSNIEEPKQEGLLSSNGIIDSCGVSMVDGKFFPTVDESKVESERSVDTESTTALCSNASLPTGNSLISARQVPRTEDHSGKNIDDLNGVSFLAETSKGNNDLKSSTVTPSCDKEGSTVDYIGVLSGCIGEHKPCSMMSNIENEVCGSLVDSNDNKMIMKEDSYSFVPHPDKHVNTAERDVTDVPACVLEELGQQKGDESSLLSPACDKNSEVKSQIDLKTSADDPKISELQSGSSNIVGLTSSNNHAVQKVAARDIEKEKSLAFCSLFPTRNATPSCAENNDTKVYQSTLEISDLQRSASGLISSTNVPEASTKEYTMHRSYNNSLNESKFDGLENSRHHDLNVVFGNPHVDLGANLNCTTFQLGMEETYGVQNNLQKRLETDKHREVGIGDPSFKGKTVDFGSNLNTVFHSQLWNEQKLDEVDNSGKNIIASFGCGEAKPNEDVMSGSIWRAGVENVMQGGSADNSTSVAQSSNCFQTYDVLSDKVPSLFAENEKYDGNTGFDGLRSDRSGPVEYSFMGTQSSNSLQEEPRVLPYDVDIEQGFDSSFWLGKDDLMPNLAGRNQVTMVCVWCRNVFCQEPNQLGAEAGSIGAMCPTCSGRISGQFSFM, encoded by the exons ATGGCTTCTGTTACCGTCGATTCTTCCTCCGCCACCGTCGCCGTCACTGACGGCCCACTTCAAGCAGAATCAATCCCAACCGTTGATCTCCGCCTCCTTTCTCAATCTGAACTTTACTCCCTCTCCCTCTGTTCTACCGCCGCTTTCGACTCTTGCCGGGACGAAGATGTCATTATCCCTAAAATCGACCGTTCCGTTTTCAATGAATCCGCTGGGTCCCGCAAACAAACCTATTCCCGTCTTCGCCTTGCCCCCGCCGCCGCTTCCTCCTCTACCATCCGTAGCCGTACACCTCACCTCCGTAATACTCCCCACTCTCTTCAGAATCCATCTCCTAACAATGGCCCAGCAAATTCGGAGAGTTCCCAAATCGTTACCCTTCTCAAACAGCTATTCGGTTCGGGTACCCAAAGGAACCCTACCGATTTGATACCTATTCGGGTTGATTATTCCGATTCCTTATCTGTTCCCTCGCATGTGCTCGTGCCCGTGCCTGAATTGGTCAATGTGGGCTCAATTGGGCAGAAAAGAAAACGAGGTCGGCCTAGGAAGAATGAGAATGGCAGGGTGGCTGAGATTAAGGTGGACGAGGCAGTGAAGGACATTGTAGTTTATCAAAATGTAGATGGTAGCGATAAGGAGATCATGAATAAGGATGGTATACCAGTGGATTTGACGGTTCTAGGAGCATTGGTGGATCCGTTTGGCCTAGAACTGAGGCGGAGGACGGAGGGGTTGGGGAGTGCAGAGGAGTTGTTAGGGTTTCTGGGGAGATTGAATGGGCAATGGGGGAGTACGCGGAAGAAGAGGAGGATTGTGGATGCAGATGAGTTCGGGAGTATGCTGCCCAAAAGTTGGAAGCTTTTGCTTTCCATTAAGAGGAAAGAAGGCCGTGCATGGTTGCATTGTCGACGCTACATAAG CCCTAATGGACGACAATTTGGCACATGCAAGGAAGTCTCTTCATATTTGCTCTTTCTTCGTGGTGAACGTAATGAAAATCTTCCAACATATGCTAAGGGTAGTGAAACTGTTGAGATCGCCAATGCATGTGCTTTG ACTTCAGACCTCAGAATTCAAGATGGCGGCAAGAAGGAAAGCTCTTTTTTTCATAACTCATCCCCTGCTGTTGGCCATGGGGAGTTGCAAGTTCTAGTGAATTTTGGAGAACTATCAGAGGTCCAAGTAGGAGATCTTTTGCACTGTGACAAATGCAACGTGACCTTTAATAATAAGGATGATTTATTGCAGCACCAGTTATTTTCTCATCAGAGAAGGAGATCTAAAAATGGTGGTCAATCCATTACTGATGGGGTAATAATTAAAGATGGAAAATTTGAATGTCAGTTCTGCCACAAGACATTTGAAGAAAAGCATCGGTACAATGGTCATGTTGGGAACCATGTTAAGAAGCAGGTAAAGACTGTGGATGGATCACTTCCAATCAAATTGGGAGGGCGCGTTGAATCTGTGGTGTCTAGCGGAGCCATGCTAAGGGAGCCCATTATGCAGGATTCAGTTGTTTCATCGAGGAATTTGACAGAAAATGCTGGTGTAATTGCGGATGCTGGTGACAATCCTGCGCCTCCTAGTAAAATCCAGGAGGAGGATCACATGGAGACTGACGATAAACTAGAAG CTGAAGGAACCAATAAGGGTTGTCATAACCTGGAAGGGAGTTCTATGAGCCGTTGCCCTATTTCATCAAATGAAAAAACATGTGTGGATATAAGCAAAGTAATTGTCTGCTCCAACATAGAAGAACCTAAACAGGAAGGTTTACTTTCTTCAAATGGCATTATTGATTCGTGTGGTGTTAGTATGGTAGATGGCAAGTTTTTCCCTACAGTAGATGAGAGCAAAGTAGAGAGTGAAAGGTCTGTGGATACTGAGTCAACAACTGCTTTATGCAGTAATGCCAGTCTGCCGACTGGGAATAGTTTGATAAGTGCCAGACAAGTTCCACGCACTGAAGATCACTCAGGGAAGAACATTGATGATCTGAATGGTGTATCCTTTCTGGCAGAAACATCTAAGGGAAACAATGATTTAAAGAGCAGCACAGTTACCCCATCTTGTGACAAGGAAGGATCCACGGTAGATTACATAGGAGTTCTTTCTGGTTGCATAGGTGAGCATAAACCTTGTAGCATGATGTCTAATATAGAAAATGAGGTGTGTGGCAGTCTTGTTGATTCAAATGACAATAAGATGATTATGAAGGAGGACAGTTATTCATTTGTTCCACATCCAGATAAACATGTAAATACAGCTGAAAGAGATGTGACAGATGTTCCTGCTTGCGTTCTAGAAGAGCTTGGACAGCAGAAAGGTGACGAGAGTAGTCTGCTTTCTCCGGCATGTGACAAGAACAGTGAGGTTAAGTCTCAGATTGATTTGAAAACAAGTGCAGATGATCCCAAGATTAGTGAGCTGCAAAGTGGTAGTAGTAATATAGTGGGACTTACTTCTAGTAACAATCATGCTGTGCAAAAAGTTGCTGCCCGTGACATAGAGAAGGAAAAAAGTCTTGCATTCTGCTCGCTTTTTCCGACCAGGAATGCAACGCCATCTTGTGCAGAAAATAACGATACCAAAGTTTACCAAAGTACACTGGAAATTAGTGATTTGCAAAGGTCTGCAAGTGGTTTGATTTCTTCGACCAATGTACCAGAAGCTTCTACCAAGGAATATACCATGCACAGGAGCTATAACAACTCTTTGAATGAATCTAAATTTGATGGTCTTGAAAACTCTAGACATCATGATCTAAATGTTGTTTTCGGCAATCCTCATGTGGATCTAGGTGCAAATTTAAACTGTACAACTTTCCAACTTGGCATGGAGGAAACATATGGAGTTCAGAATAATCTCCAGAAAAGATTGGAGACCGATAAACACAGAGAAGTTGGGATTGGTGATCCGTCTTTCAAGGGAAAAACAGTGGATTTTGGAAGCAACTTAAACACAGTTTTTCATAGTCAGTTGTGGAATGAACAGAAATTAGATGAAGTTGATAACTCTGGAAAGAATATAATTGCTAGTTTTGGTTGTGGAGAAGCCAAACCTAATGAGGATGTCATGTCTGGAAGCATTTGGAGAGCGGGTGTAGAAAATGTCATGCAAGGTGGCTCAGCAGACAATTCAACCTCAGTAGCGCAATCATCTAATTGTTTCCAGACCTATGATGTTTTGTCAGATAAG GTTCCCAGTCTCTTTGCAGAGAATGAGAAGTATGACGGTAACACTGGCTTTGATGGCTTGAGATCAGACAGAAGTGGACCGGTGGAATATAGTTTCATGGGCACACAAAGTTCAAATTCTCTTCAAGAAGAGCCTCGAGTTTTACCTTATGATGTGGATATAGAACAAGGATTTGATTCGTCATTTTGGCTTGGAAAAGACGATTTAATGCCAAATTTAGCTGGCAGGAATCAGGTGACTATGGTATGCGTTTGGTGCAGAAATGTGTTTTGTCAAGAGCCTAACCAGTTAGGAGCGGAAGCAGGTTCAATTGGTGCCATGTGTCCAACCTGCAGTGGGAGGATCTCAGGGCAGTTTAGCTTTATGTAG
- the LOC129902545 gene encoding uncharacterized protein LOC129902545 isoform X1, whose translation MASVTVDSSSATVAVTDGPLQAESIPTVDLRLLSQSELYSLSLCSTAAFDSCRDEDVIIPKIDRSVFNESAGSRKQTYSRLRLAPAAASSSTIRSRTPHLRNTPHSLQNPSPNNGPANSESSQIVTLLKQLFGSGTQRNPTDLIPIRVDYSDSLSVPSHVLVPVPELVNVGSIGQKRKRGRPRKNENGRVAEIKVDEAVKDIVVYQNVDGSDKEIMNKDGIPVDLTVLGALVDPFGLELRRRTEGLGSAEELLGFLGRLNGQWGSTRKKRRIVDADEFGSMLPKSWKLLLSIKRKEGRAWLHCRRYISPNGRQFGTCKEVSSYLLFLRGERNENLPTYAKGSETVEIANACALVSTSDLRIQDGGKKESSFFHNSSPAVGHGELQVLVNFGELSEVQVGDLLHCDKCNVTFNNKDDLLQHQLFSHQRRRSKNGGQSITDGVIIKDGKFECQFCHKTFEEKHRYNGHVGNHVKKQVKTVDGSLPIKLGGRVESVVSSGAMLREPIMQDSVVSSRNLTENAGVIADAGDNPAPPSKIQEEDHMETDDKLEAEGTNKGCHNLEGSSMSRCPISSNEKTCVDISKVIVCSNIEEPKQEGLLSSNGIIDSCGVSMVDGKFFPTVDESKVESERSVDTESTTALCSNASLPTGNSLISARQVPRTEDHSGKNIDDLNGVSFLAETSKGNNDLKSSTVTPSCDKEGSTVDYIGVLSGCIGEHKPCSMMSNIENEVCGSLVDSNDNKMIMKEDSYSFVPHPDKHVNTAERDVTDVPACVLEELGQQKGDESSLLSPACDKNSEVKSQIDLKTSADDPKISELQSGSSNIVGLTSSNNHAVQKVAARDIEKEKSLAFCSLFPTRNATPSCAENNDTKVYQSTLEISDLQRSASGLISSTNVPEASTKEYTMHRSYNNSLNESKFDGLENSRHHDLNVVFGNPHVDLGANLNCTTFQLGMEETYGVQNNLQKRLETDKHREVGIGDPSFKGKTVDFGSNLNTVFHSQLWNEQKLDEVDNSGKNIIASFGCGEAKPNEDVMSGSIWRAGVENVMQGGSADNSTSVAQSSNCFQTYDVLSDKVPSLFAENEKYDGNTGFDGLRSDRSGPVEYSFMGTQSSNSLQEEPRVLPYDVDIEQGFDSSFWLGKDDLMPNLAGRNQVTMVCVWCRNVFCQEPNQLGAEAGSIGAMCPTCSGRISGQFSFM comes from the exons ATGGCTTCTGTTACCGTCGATTCTTCCTCCGCCACCGTCGCCGTCACTGACGGCCCACTTCAAGCAGAATCAATCCCAACCGTTGATCTCCGCCTCCTTTCTCAATCTGAACTTTACTCCCTCTCCCTCTGTTCTACCGCCGCTTTCGACTCTTGCCGGGACGAAGATGTCATTATCCCTAAAATCGACCGTTCCGTTTTCAATGAATCCGCTGGGTCCCGCAAACAAACCTATTCCCGTCTTCGCCTTGCCCCCGCCGCCGCTTCCTCCTCTACCATCCGTAGCCGTACACCTCACCTCCGTAATACTCCCCACTCTCTTCAGAATCCATCTCCTAACAATGGCCCAGCAAATTCGGAGAGTTCCCAAATCGTTACCCTTCTCAAACAGCTATTCGGTTCGGGTACCCAAAGGAACCCTACCGATTTGATACCTATTCGGGTTGATTATTCCGATTCCTTATCTGTTCCCTCGCATGTGCTCGTGCCCGTGCCTGAATTGGTCAATGTGGGCTCAATTGGGCAGAAAAGAAAACGAGGTCGGCCTAGGAAGAATGAGAATGGCAGGGTGGCTGAGATTAAGGTGGACGAGGCAGTGAAGGACATTGTAGTTTATCAAAATGTAGATGGTAGCGATAAGGAGATCATGAATAAGGATGGTATACCAGTGGATTTGACGGTTCTAGGAGCATTGGTGGATCCGTTTGGCCTAGAACTGAGGCGGAGGACGGAGGGGTTGGGGAGTGCAGAGGAGTTGTTAGGGTTTCTGGGGAGATTGAATGGGCAATGGGGGAGTACGCGGAAGAAGAGGAGGATTGTGGATGCAGATGAGTTCGGGAGTATGCTGCCCAAAAGTTGGAAGCTTTTGCTTTCCATTAAGAGGAAAGAAGGCCGTGCATGGTTGCATTGTCGACGCTACATAAG CCCTAATGGACGACAATTTGGCACATGCAAGGAAGTCTCTTCATATTTGCTCTTTCTTCGTGGTGAACGTAATGAAAATCTTCCAACATATGCTAAGGGTAGTGAAACTGTTGAGATCGCCAATGCATGTGCTTTGGTTAGT ACTTCAGACCTCAGAATTCAAGATGGCGGCAAGAAGGAAAGCTCTTTTTTTCATAACTCATCCCCTGCTGTTGGCCATGGGGAGTTGCAAGTTCTAGTGAATTTTGGAGAACTATCAGAGGTCCAAGTAGGAGATCTTTTGCACTGTGACAAATGCAACGTGACCTTTAATAATAAGGATGATTTATTGCAGCACCAGTTATTTTCTCATCAGAGAAGGAGATCTAAAAATGGTGGTCAATCCATTACTGATGGGGTAATAATTAAAGATGGAAAATTTGAATGTCAGTTCTGCCACAAGACATTTGAAGAAAAGCATCGGTACAATGGTCATGTTGGGAACCATGTTAAGAAGCAGGTAAAGACTGTGGATGGATCACTTCCAATCAAATTGGGAGGGCGCGTTGAATCTGTGGTGTCTAGCGGAGCCATGCTAAGGGAGCCCATTATGCAGGATTCAGTTGTTTCATCGAGGAATTTGACAGAAAATGCTGGTGTAATTGCGGATGCTGGTGACAATCCTGCGCCTCCTAGTAAAATCCAGGAGGAGGATCACATGGAGACTGACGATAAACTAGAAG CTGAAGGAACCAATAAGGGTTGTCATAACCTGGAAGGGAGTTCTATGAGCCGTTGCCCTATTTCATCAAATGAAAAAACATGTGTGGATATAAGCAAAGTAATTGTCTGCTCCAACATAGAAGAACCTAAACAGGAAGGTTTACTTTCTTCAAATGGCATTATTGATTCGTGTGGTGTTAGTATGGTAGATGGCAAGTTTTTCCCTACAGTAGATGAGAGCAAAGTAGAGAGTGAAAGGTCTGTGGATACTGAGTCAACAACTGCTTTATGCAGTAATGCCAGTCTGCCGACTGGGAATAGTTTGATAAGTGCCAGACAAGTTCCACGCACTGAAGATCACTCAGGGAAGAACATTGATGATCTGAATGGTGTATCCTTTCTGGCAGAAACATCTAAGGGAAACAATGATTTAAAGAGCAGCACAGTTACCCCATCTTGTGACAAGGAAGGATCCACGGTAGATTACATAGGAGTTCTTTCTGGTTGCATAGGTGAGCATAAACCTTGTAGCATGATGTCTAATATAGAAAATGAGGTGTGTGGCAGTCTTGTTGATTCAAATGACAATAAGATGATTATGAAGGAGGACAGTTATTCATTTGTTCCACATCCAGATAAACATGTAAATACAGCTGAAAGAGATGTGACAGATGTTCCTGCTTGCGTTCTAGAAGAGCTTGGACAGCAGAAAGGTGACGAGAGTAGTCTGCTTTCTCCGGCATGTGACAAGAACAGTGAGGTTAAGTCTCAGATTGATTTGAAAACAAGTGCAGATGATCCCAAGATTAGTGAGCTGCAAAGTGGTAGTAGTAATATAGTGGGACTTACTTCTAGTAACAATCATGCTGTGCAAAAAGTTGCTGCCCGTGACATAGAGAAGGAAAAAAGTCTTGCATTCTGCTCGCTTTTTCCGACCAGGAATGCAACGCCATCTTGTGCAGAAAATAACGATACCAAAGTTTACCAAAGTACACTGGAAATTAGTGATTTGCAAAGGTCTGCAAGTGGTTTGATTTCTTCGACCAATGTACCAGAAGCTTCTACCAAGGAATATACCATGCACAGGAGCTATAACAACTCTTTGAATGAATCTAAATTTGATGGTCTTGAAAACTCTAGACATCATGATCTAAATGTTGTTTTCGGCAATCCTCATGTGGATCTAGGTGCAAATTTAAACTGTACAACTTTCCAACTTGGCATGGAGGAAACATATGGAGTTCAGAATAATCTCCAGAAAAGATTGGAGACCGATAAACACAGAGAAGTTGGGATTGGTGATCCGTCTTTCAAGGGAAAAACAGTGGATTTTGGAAGCAACTTAAACACAGTTTTTCATAGTCAGTTGTGGAATGAACAGAAATTAGATGAAGTTGATAACTCTGGAAAGAATATAATTGCTAGTTTTGGTTGTGGAGAAGCCAAACCTAATGAGGATGTCATGTCTGGAAGCATTTGGAGAGCGGGTGTAGAAAATGTCATGCAAGGTGGCTCAGCAGACAATTCAACCTCAGTAGCGCAATCATCTAATTGTTTCCAGACCTATGATGTTTTGTCAGATAAG GTTCCCAGTCTCTTTGCAGAGAATGAGAAGTATGACGGTAACACTGGCTTTGATGGCTTGAGATCAGACAGAAGTGGACCGGTGGAATATAGTTTCATGGGCACACAAAGTTCAAATTCTCTTCAAGAAGAGCCTCGAGTTTTACCTTATGATGTGGATATAGAACAAGGATTTGATTCGTCATTTTGGCTTGGAAAAGACGATTTAATGCCAAATTTAGCTGGCAGGAATCAGGTGACTATGGTATGCGTTTGGTGCAGAAATGTGTTTTGTCAAGAGCCTAACCAGTTAGGAGCGGAAGCAGGTTCAATTGGTGCCATGTGTCCAACCTGCAGTGGGAGGATCTCAGGGCAGTTTAGCTTTATGTAG